In the Natronolimnobius baerhuensis genome, one interval contains:
- a CDS encoding mandelate racemase family protein — MGPTITKIESREFRYPLEDLGTDEHGFNLIYEPGETTWRKLFGIKIHTDTGITGEYVGGNSPGAAQINMFADYLVGKNPLKREKHWSEIKRALRKYDRMGIGPIDIALWDFAGKYYDAPIHELLGTYRTSIPAYASTYHGDENGGLDSPEAFADFGEECADRGFPGYKIHGWGGSDSSRDLERELEAIHAVGERVGDRVDLMYDPACEYETFADALKVGRALDEESFCWYEDPYRDGGISQHGHRKLREMLETPILQTEHVRGLEAHADFVANGGTDFVRADPEYDAGITGAMKVTRMAESFGLDVEFHAPGPAQRHCIAATRNTNYYELALVHPDCQNTQPPVYNGDYSDMIDTIDSDGHVQVPTGPGLGVDYDWSYIEDNQTGSLHIYE; from the coding sequence ATGGGACCAACGATCACCAAAATCGAGAGTCGGGAATTCCGATACCCGCTCGAGGATCTTGGGACGGACGAGCACGGCTTTAACCTGATCTACGAACCCGGTGAAACGACGTGGCGAAAGCTATTCGGGATCAAAATCCACACGGACACCGGCATCACCGGCGAGTACGTGGGCGGCAACTCCCCTGGCGCGGCTCAGATCAACATGTTCGCAGACTACCTCGTCGGGAAAAACCCGCTCAAGCGCGAGAAACACTGGAGCGAGATCAAGCGGGCGCTGCGAAAGTACGACCGCATGGGAATCGGCCCCATCGACATCGCGCTCTGGGACTTCGCGGGCAAGTACTACGACGCGCCGATTCACGAACTGCTTGGCACCTATCGTACGTCGATCCCAGCCTACGCCTCGACCTATCACGGCGACGAAAACGGCGGCCTCGACTCGCCCGAGGCGTTCGCCGACTTCGGCGAGGAGTGTGCCGACCGCGGCTTCCCGGGGTACAAAATCCACGGTTGGGGTGGCAGCGACAGCAGCCGCGACCTCGAGCGCGAACTCGAGGCAATCCACGCCGTCGGCGAGCGCGTCGGCGACCGCGTCGACCTCATGTACGATCCGGCCTGTGAGTACGAGACGTTCGCCGACGCGCTCAAAGTTGGCCGCGCGCTCGACGAGGAATCGTTCTGCTGGTACGAAGACCCCTACCGCGACGGCGGCATCTCCCAGCACGGCCACCGAAAGCTCAGAGAAATGCTCGAGACGCCGATTCTCCAGACCGAACACGTGCGCGGGCTCGAGGCCCACGCGGATTTCGTCGCGAACGGCGGGACGGACTTCGTGCGCGCCGATCCGGAGTACGACGCGGGGATCACGGGGGCGATGAAGGTGACGCGGATGGCCGAATCGTTCGGCCTCGACGTGGAGTTCCACGCGCCGGGGCCGGCCCAGCGCCACTGTATCGCCGCGACTCGGAACACGAATTACTACGAACTCGCGCTCGTCCACCCTGACTGTCAGAATACGCAGCCACCAGTCTACAACGGCGACTACTCGGATATGATCGATACAATCGACAGCGACGGTCACG
- a CDS encoding glycoside hydrolase family 2 TIM barrel-domain containing protein, giving the protein MSRAPTTIDSLSEYIENPERLTEHTEPVRAPTIPYESVAAALDANEHLTELEERWDQSPYFERLDGEWDFCWAERPADVPAALAADEWDTIPVPSVWQLHGYDRPIYRNHALTWERLPEVDPLPEAPEVPETFNPVGTYRRSVSVPDNWTDDQPTYLHFEGVKSAFFVWIDGEYVGYDQGSMSPSEFDVSDYLSPGSEHELMVQVVRFSDGSYLETQDMIRFSGIFRSVSLYATPPAHVQDYDLRTDLDAGYDAATVSLEADVHGADRLDGGEIALVAHVFDADDELVTSVETALEPAAEATAGLEATLDEPDLWSAEDPTLYTLVLELQDGDGETLEAISHRFGVREYEIVDGVLQVNGEPVTIRGVNRHDHDPDGGRTVPFERALEDLQLMKQTNINAIRTAHYPHDLSVYALADELGLYVFDEANVETHFDLEFVHKYPAFHESFLERFRRMVDHHKNITSIVAWSTSNEAGTGEPHAAMADYAHEVDGTRFVFHQGDGDAPYAQFHESMTGTAPFTDISGPRYPVPDTIAQFSAVDDRPMIMGEYAHAFCNSLGHQEAYWDLVDRIDSLQGGFIWEWCNQTLNADVVADADAETDLWFGDDAFLLDGLVFSDLSPQPVLEQVKWTHQPFALEPVVPEDGVVTITNSHDVTNLSDLEAVWELTADGEVLEEGTLELDVPAGQTKGAIIPFDDPDVEPGQRCYATIRLRLPADTDWADAGHEIGFEQFEVPVDTDPAPAVGADEDGDEGDLEIESTDDEITFSGDGFAYTFDAASGQFSELAVDGHPVATGGPQVDAFRAPVPNEGRIQSSTEWGYENQTEWESLGLDDTHSVVRDVTLEEPGSDHAHLVVDTEVQNPDDETLFGVTTTYDVHASGDIVLTTDIEPTAFLREELESWLPRLGIDFDLPSSVTDLEWVGRGPHETYPDRSASGEIGRYSGSIADQHVPYRVPQTNGNKTDVRWASLTGPQSGLLVFADESFSLRTDSYENLATADSPADLVERDGARLSIDAAVSGVGGTPVKPLADHRVSPEATTLTVTVRPYELAAVDPAKLARRTCLEQ; this is encoded by the coding sequence ATGTCTCGAGCGCCGACTACCATCGATTCTCTCTCGGAGTATATCGAGAACCCCGAACGGCTGACAGAGCACACGGAACCGGTGCGTGCGCCGACGATCCCCTACGAGTCGGTCGCGGCTGCACTCGACGCGAACGAGCACCTGACCGAACTCGAGGAGCGCTGGGACCAGTCACCGTATTTCGAGCGCCTCGACGGCGAGTGGGACTTCTGCTGGGCGGAACGCCCCGCCGACGTACCCGCCGCACTCGCTGCAGACGAGTGGGATACGATTCCCGTCCCGTCGGTCTGGCAACTGCATGGCTACGACCGCCCGATCTACCGCAATCACGCGCTCACGTGGGAGCGACTGCCGGAGGTCGACCCGCTGCCGGAGGCTCCCGAGGTTCCCGAGACGTTCAACCCGGTCGGCACCTACCGGCGCTCGGTGAGCGTTCCGGACAACTGGACCGACGACCAGCCCACCTACCTGCACTTCGAGGGCGTCAAATCCGCATTCTTCGTCTGGATCGACGGCGAGTACGTCGGCTACGATCAGGGCTCGATGTCGCCCTCGGAGTTCGACGTCTCCGACTATCTCTCGCCCGGCTCCGAGCACGAACTGATGGTTCAGGTCGTGCGCTTTTCGGACGGCAGCTACCTCGAGACGCAGGACATGATCCGCTTTAGCGGAATCTTTCGTAGCGTCTCCCTCTACGCGACGCCGCCCGCACACGTTCAGGATTACGACCTCCGGACCGACCTAGACGCCGGCTACGACGCGGCGACGGTCTCGCTCGAGGCCGACGTTCACGGCGCGGACCGACTGGATGGGGGCGAGATCGCTCTCGTGGCGCACGTGTTCGACGCGGACGACGAACTTGTCACGTCGGTCGAGACGGCACTCGAGCCGGCTGCCGAAGCGACGGCAGGACTCGAGGCGACGCTCGACGAGCCCGACCTGTGGTCCGCCGAAGATCCAACGCTGTACACGCTCGTCCTCGAACTGCAAGATGGGGACGGCGAGACGCTCGAGGCGATTTCTCATCGCTTTGGCGTGCGCGAGTACGAGATCGTCGACGGCGTCTTGCAGGTCAACGGCGAGCCCGTCACGATTCGGGGCGTCAACCGCCACGATCACGACCCCGACGGCGGGCGAACGGTGCCGTTCGAGCGCGCACTCGAGGATCTGCAGCTGATGAAGCAAACCAACATCAACGCGATCCGGACGGCCCACTATCCCCACGACCTCTCGGTGTACGCGCTCGCGGACGAACTGGGGCTGTACGTCTTCGACGAGGCCAACGTCGAGACGCACTTTGACCTCGAGTTCGTCCACAAATATCCGGCGTTCCACGAGTCGTTCCTCGAGCGGTTCCGCCGGATGGTCGACCACCACAAGAACATCACGAGCATCGTCGCCTGGAGTACGAGCAACGAGGCGGGGACGGGCGAGCCCCACGCGGCGATGGCCGACTACGCCCACGAGGTCGACGGCACGCGGTTCGTCTTCCATCAGGGCGACGGCGACGCGCCTTACGCGCAGTTCCACGAGTCGATGACCGGTACCGCGCCGTTTACCGACATCTCGGGGCCGCGCTATCCGGTTCCGGACACCATCGCCCAGTTCAGCGCCGTCGATGACCGGCCGATGATCATGGGCGAGTACGCACACGCGTTCTGTAACAGCCTCGGCCATCAGGAAGCCTACTGGGACCTCGTCGACCGAATCGACAGCCTGCAAGGCGGCTTTATCTGGGAGTGGTGCAACCAGACGCTGAACGCGGACGTGGTCGCCGACGCCGACGCGGAAACGGACCTCTGGTTCGGCGACGACGCCTTCCTGCTCGATGGTCTCGTCTTCTCGGATCTCTCCCCACAACCCGTCCTCGAGCAGGTCAAGTGGACCCACCAGCCCTTCGCCCTCGAGCCGGTCGTCCCCGAAGACGGCGTCGTGACGATCACGAACAGCCACGACGTTACGAACCTGAGCGACCTCGAGGCCGTCTGGGAACTCACCGCCGACGGCGAGGTGCTCGAGGAGGGAACGCTCGAGCTCGATGTGCCGGCCGGCCAGACCAAAGGTGCGATTATCCCGTTCGACGACCCGGATGTCGAGCCGGGACAGCGCTGTTACGCGACGATCCGACTTCGGTTACCAGCTGATACGGACTGGGCAGACGCGGGCCACGAAATCGGTTTTGAACAATTCGAAGTGCCTGTCGACACCGACCCTGCGCCCGCTGTTGGGGCAGACGAGGATGGGGACGAGGGCGACCTCGAGATTGAATCCACCGACGACGAGATCACGTTCAGTGGCGACGGCTTCGCGTACACGTTCGACGCCGCCAGCGGCCAGTTCAGCGAACTCGCCGTCGACGGCCACCCGGTGGCGACCGGCGGTCCGCAGGTCGATGCATTCCGCGCGCCGGTGCCGAACGAGGGTCGCATCCAGAGTTCGACCGAGTGGGGCTACGAAAACCAGACCGAGTGGGAGTCACTGGGGCTGGACGATACGCATTCGGTTGTGCGCGACGTGACACTCGAGGAGCCAGGGAGCGATCACGCCCACCTCGTCGTCGACACCGAGGTCCAGAACCCGGACGACGAGACGCTGTTCGGGGTCACTACCACGTACGACGTGCACGCGAGCGGCGATATCGTCCTCACGACCGACATCGAGCCGACGGCGTTCCTCCGCGAGGAACTCGAGTCGTGGCTCCCTCGTCTCGGAATCGACTTCGACCTGCCGTCGTCGGTGACCGACCTCGAGTGGGTCGGCCGTGGTCCACACGAGACGTATCCGGATCGCTCGGCGAGCGGCGAGATCGGGCGCTACAGCGGCTCGATTGCGGACCAGCACGTTCCGTATCGTGTGCCACAGACGAACGGGAACAAGACGGACGTGCGCTGGGCAAGCCTCACCGGTCCGCAGTCGGGACTGCTCGTCTTCGCCGACGAGTCGTTTTCCCTGCGGACGGATAGCTACGAGAACCTGGCGACAGCTGATTCGCCGGCCGACCTCGTGGAGCGAGACGGTGCTCGACTCTCCATCGACGCGGCGGTCTCTGGTGTCGGCGGAACACCAGTCAAACCGCTCGCCGATCATCGGGTTAGTCCCGAGGCGACAACGCTCACCGTAACCGTGCGTCCATACGAATTAGCTGCTGTCGACCCCGCAAAACTGGCTCGCCGTACCTGCCTCGAGCAGTAG
- a CDS encoding bifunctional 4-hydroxy-2-oxoglutarate aldolase/2-dehydro-3-deoxy-phosphogluconate aldolase translates to MANTNAVQDRIVDSGVVAVLRGISEDQIAPVARAIYEGGVTAIEVTADGKRASEKIAAVDRELADTEAVVGAGTVLDAPTAQSVIDAGAEFVLAPDCNPEMIRTCNRQNVVSIPGVMTPTEAVTGMEAGADMLKMFPATTVGPGHIGALQGPLGDVDIMPTGGVSPDNVEDFFDSGAVAVGAGSAIVDYDAIADDDMDQVEATAREFVAAVEDARAE, encoded by the coding sequence ATGGCCAACACGAACGCGGTGCAGGACCGAATCGTCGACAGCGGCGTTGTGGCAGTCCTTCGCGGTATTAGCGAGGACCAGATCGCGCCCGTCGCACGTGCGATCTACGAAGGCGGCGTCACAGCAATCGAAGTCACGGCCGACGGCAAACGCGCGAGCGAGAAAATCGCCGCCGTCGACCGCGAACTCGCGGATACCGAGGCCGTCGTCGGCGCGGGAACGGTCCTCGACGCCCCGACCGCCCAGTCCGTGATCGACGCGGGCGCGGAGTTCGTCCTCGCGCCGGATTGCAACCCCGAGATGATCCGCACCTGTAACCGACAGAACGTCGTCTCGATTCCCGGCGTCATGACGCCCACCGAAGCCGTCACCGGGATGGAAGCCGGCGCGGACATGCTCAAGATGTTCCCCGCGACCACGGTCGGGCCGGGACACATCGGCGCGCTGCAGGGACCACTCGGCGACGTCGACATCATGCCGACCGGCGGCGTCTCGCCGGATAACGTCGAGGACTTCTTCGACTCCGGTGCCGTCGCCGTCGGGGCCGGCAGCGCCATCGTCGACTACGACGCCATCGCCGACGACGACATGGACCAGGTCGAAGCGACCGCCCGCGAGTTCGTCGCCGCCGTCGAGGACGCTCGAGCGGAATAA
- a CDS encoding IclR family transcriptional regulator yields MSEPDYPVGSVATTFRIIEAVNDLGEAGITDLSEQTGISNSSVHKHLDTLQSLGYVRKDGTSYSLSMRFLGIGNQVRSQRELVQAAKPAVDSLSSTAGAVTNLMVVEHGYGVYAYRATSGTTNMNSYLPVVGDRVHLHATAGGKAILSQMDWNEITAIIDANGLPKMTDKTIDSRDVLRRELRSIQDRGLAFERGEHLPSVQCVAAPITTADGPVGSVSVSGSIDQMSGKKLEEDLAGLVVSTTNEIELELFRD; encoded by the coding sequence ATGTCAGAGCCGGACTATCCCGTTGGCTCCGTCGCGACGACGTTTCGGATCATCGAGGCGGTGAACGACCTCGGCGAGGCGGGGATTACTGACCTGTCCGAGCAAACGGGGATTTCGAACAGTTCCGTCCACAAACACCTCGATACGCTCCAGTCACTTGGGTACGTGCGAAAGGACGGCACGAGCTACTCGCTCAGCATGCGGTTTCTCGGGATTGGGAATCAGGTCCGGAGTCAGCGGGAACTCGTACAGGCCGCAAAGCCGGCCGTAGACAGTCTCAGTAGTACGGCCGGTGCGGTTACGAATCTCATGGTCGTCGAGCACGGGTACGGCGTCTACGCCTATCGCGCAACCAGCGGTACAACCAACATGAACAGCTATCTGCCAGTCGTCGGTGACCGCGTCCACCTCCACGCAACGGCGGGCGGGAAGGCAATTCTCTCGCAGATGGACTGGAACGAAATCACCGCAATCATCGACGCCAACGGCCTGCCGAAGATGACCGACAAAACCATCGACTCGAGGGATGTCCTCCGTCGTGAACTGCGTTCGATTCAGGACCGCGGCCTCGCGTTCGAACGCGGCGAGCACCTCCCGTCCGTCCAGTGTGTCGCCGCCCCGATTACGACCGCGGACGGCCCTGTTGGCTCAGTCAGCGTCTCCGGTAGCATCGATCAGATGAGCGGTAAAAAACTCGAGGAGGACCTCGCTGGATTGGTCGTGAGCACGACGAACGAGATCGAACTCGAACTATTTAGAGACTGA
- a CDS encoding M24 family metallopeptidase, with protein MNVDPDLSALRGALEALEVDGYLIDDDASDSDQRYVSGFSAPDPYQTLVTDDGVHLLVSGLEYGRANSEAGADTVSRRSEYEYQERVAEHGSYEGTIQTIAAFCEDHGVDSIAVPRTFPTGTADGLREQGLAVTVETDGVVEVIRATKTEWEVDQIRATQRANQAAMATAEELIATADVDEDGTLVHDGETLTSERVTEEIEITLLNHGCGLDETIVACGEDGADPHDRGSGPLSADELIVIDIFPRDKDTGYFGDMTRTFARGDPGEEARRRYDVTHDAFEAALETVEAGVTGSEVHGVACDVIEKAGYETLRSDPSTDTGFIHSTGHGVGLDIHEQPSVSPVGGELEAGHVISIEPGIYDPAVGGIRIEDLVVVTEDGYENLTEYRIGLEPVAE; from the coding sequence ATGAACGTCGATCCCGACCTTTCGGCCCTTCGAGGCGCACTCGAGGCGCTCGAGGTCGATGGCTATCTCATCGATGACGACGCGTCGGATTCCGACCAGCGCTACGTCTCCGGCTTTAGCGCACCTGACCCGTATCAGACGCTTGTTACCGACGACGGGGTCCACCTACTCGTCTCGGGACTCGAATACGGCCGGGCAAACTCGGAGGCTGGCGCTGACACGGTATCGCGTCGCTCGGAATACGAGTATCAGGAACGCGTCGCCGAACACGGCTCCTACGAGGGAACGATACAGACGATTGCAGCGTTCTGTGAAGACCACGGCGTCGACTCGATTGCTGTTCCGCGGACTTTCCCGACCGGCACTGCTGATGGCCTCCGCGAGCAGGGACTCGCAGTTACTGTCGAAACCGACGGTGTCGTCGAGGTGATTCGGGCGACGAAAACTGAGTGGGAAGTCGACCAGATTCGGGCCACACAGCGAGCAAATCAGGCGGCGATGGCGACCGCCGAGGAACTGATCGCGACCGCCGACGTGGACGAGGACGGCACGCTCGTCCACGACGGCGAGACGCTGACGAGCGAGCGCGTCACCGAGGAAATCGAAATCACGCTCTTGAACCACGGCTGCGGGCTCGACGAAACCATCGTCGCCTGCGGCGAGGACGGTGCCGACCCACACGACCGCGGGAGTGGCCCGCTCTCTGCGGACGAACTCATCGTGATCGACATCTTCCCGCGCGACAAGGACACCGGCTACTTCGGCGACATGACGCGCACGTTCGCCCGTGGCGATCCGGGAGAGGAAGCCAGACGCCGCTACGACGTGACCCACGACGCCTTCGAGGCTGCTCTCGAGACTGTCGAAGCCGGCGTCACCGGTTCGGAAGTCCATGGCGTCGCCTGTGACGTGATCGAGAAAGCGGGTTACGAAACCCTGCGAAGCGATCCGAGCACCGATACCGGCTTTATCCACAGCACCGGCCACGGCGTCGGCCTCGACATTCACGAGCAACCGAGCGTCTCGCCCGTCGGCGGCGAACTCGAGGCTGGTCACGTGATCTCTATTGAACCGGGGATCTACGACCCCGCAGTCGGTGGCATCCGTATTGAGGACTTAGTCGTCGTCACCGAGGACGGCTACGAGAATCTGACTGAGTATCGGATCGGACTCGAGCCCGTCGCCGAGTAA
- the kdgK1 gene encoding bifunctional 2-dehydro-3-deoxygluconokinase/2-dehydro-3-deoxygalactonokinase, translated as MSTLVTFGETMLRLSPTAGDRIETATQLDFRTAGAESNVAIAASNLGCEATWASKLPDSPLGRRVTREVRSHGVETHVAWTDEARQGAYYIEQGSQPRSTDVIYDRADAAITTATPADLTDGLEFERADAVYTSGITPALSDQLEETTETLLERANAAGVTTVFDLNYRSKLWSPAEAKACCTSLLETVDIPIIAARDARTVLKQTGSDEEIAREIAEAYDAEVIIITQGEDGALALEAGDGDGDDGILYDQPAYPAETVDAIGTGDSFVGGFLARYLEGDERNVERALAYGSATAALKRTLEGDLAVVTPEEVEAVIDDADGGIAR; from the coding sequence ATGTCAACATTGGTCACGTTCGGCGAAACAATGCTTCGCCTGTCGCCGACGGCAGGTGATCGAATTGAAACAGCAACGCAACTGGACTTTCGGACTGCTGGCGCCGAGAGCAACGTCGCAATTGCAGCCTCGAACCTCGGCTGTGAGGCAACGTGGGCATCGAAACTCCCGGATTCGCCGCTCGGACGGCGCGTCACGCGCGAGGTTCGAAGTCACGGCGTCGAAACACATGTCGCCTGGACCGACGAGGCCCGACAGGGTGCATACTACATCGAGCAGGGCAGCCAGCCACGCAGCACCGACGTTATCTACGACCGCGCTGACGCTGCGATTACGACCGCAACGCCCGCCGACCTTACCGACGGCCTCGAGTTCGAACGGGCCGATGCGGTCTACACCAGCGGCATTACGCCTGCACTCTCCGACCAACTCGAGGAGACGACCGAAACGCTGCTCGAGCGCGCGAACGCTGCTGGCGTGACGACCGTCTTCGATCTGAACTACCGCTCGAAGCTCTGGTCACCAGCCGAGGCAAAGGCGTGTTGTACCAGCCTGCTCGAGACCGTCGACATTCCGATTATCGCGGCTCGAGACGCTCGCACCGTCCTCAAACAAACCGGCAGCGACGAGGAGATCGCCCGTGAGATCGCCGAGGCGTACGACGCCGAAGTCATCATCATCACGCAGGGCGAGGATGGCGCGCTCGCACTCGAGGCTGGCGACGGTGACGGTGACGACGGAATTCTGTACGATCAGCCCGCCTATCCTGCAGAGACTGTCGACGCAATCGGGACCGGCGATTCGTTTGTCGGTGGCTTCCTCGCGCGCTATCTCGAGGGCGACGAGCGGAACGTCGAACGCGCGCTCGCGTACGGCTCGGCCACGGCGGCGTTGAAACGCACGCTCGAGGGCGACCTTGCCGTCGTCACGCCCGAAGAAGTCGAGGCGGTTATCGACGACGCTGACGGCGGGATTGCGCGGTAA
- a CDS encoding TOBE domain-containing protein, with protein MELDETRLTLGIRPENDSLSDLGSKNTVDAAVEVVELVGSDTHIHLEIGESFIARVDSDIQPEVGETISITFDEDNIHLFSQETGDDILADKQEREKATAASLS; from the coding sequence ATGGAACTTGACGAAACTCGCCTCACGCTTGGTATCCGTCCGGAGAACGACTCGCTCAGCGACCTTGGATCGAAAAACACCGTCGATGCAGCAGTCGAGGTCGTCGAACTCGTCGGCTCTGACACCCACATCCACCTCGAGATCGGTGAGTCGTTCATCGCTCGTGTCGATTCGGACATCCAACCCGAGGTTGGCGAGACGATATCGATCACGTTCGACGAGGACAACATCCATCTGTTCTCCCAAGAGACGGGCGACGATATTCTCGCGGACAAACAGGAACGAGAGAAGGCAACGGCTGCGTCGCTGTCGTAA
- the dgoD gene encoding galactonate dehydratase: MSEIVDYDLYEVPPRWLFLRIETSDGLVGWGEPVVEGRAATVRTAVEELMDNYLISKDPSRIEDHWQTMYRGGFYRGGPILMSAIAGIDQALWDIKGKRFGAPVHELLGGRARDRIRVYQWIGGDRPSEVGDAAAEKVDNGFTALKMNGTSELRRVDNPAAVENAVNRLREVRERVGPEIDIGVDFHGRVSKPMAKRLAKALEPYEPFFIEEPVLPEHNDELGDIAQHTTIPIATGERMYSRWDFKEIFESGAVDVIQPDLSHAGGITEVKKIAAMAEAYDVALAPHCPLGPIALASCVHVDTISPNALIQEQSLDIHYNETSDVLDYLENKDVFQYEDGYIEVPTDPGLGIEIDEDYVTQQAEKNVNWHNPVWRSEDGSVAEW; the protein is encoded by the coding sequence ATGTCCGAAATCGTCGATTATGACCTGTACGAAGTACCGCCACGATGGCTCTTTTTGCGCATCGAAACAAGTGACGGCCTCGTCGGCTGGGGTGAACCAGTCGTCGAAGGTCGCGCTGCAACCGTCCGAACGGCCGTCGAAGAACTGATGGATAACTACCTGATCAGCAAGGACCCATCACGGATCGAAGACCACTGGCAGACGATGTATCGCGGTGGCTTCTACCGTGGCGGGCCGATCCTGATGAGCGCAATCGCCGGCATCGATCAGGCACTCTGGGACATCAAAGGCAAACGCTTCGGCGCGCCAGTCCACGAACTCCTCGGTGGTCGCGCTCGAGATCGCATCCGCGTCTACCAGTGGATCGGTGGCGACCGCCCCTCCGAAGTCGGCGACGCAGCCGCCGAAAAGGTCGATAACGGCTTTACCGCCCTGAAGATGAACGGCACCTCGGAACTTCGCCGCGTCGACAATCCGGCTGCCGTCGAGAACGCCGTCAACCGCCTCCGAGAGGTTCGAGAACGTGTCGGCCCAGAGATCGACATCGGCGTCGACTTCCACGGCCGCGTCTCGAAGCCGATGGCCAAACGACTCGCAAAAGCGCTCGAGCCCTACGAACCCTTCTTCATCGAGGAACCCGTTTTGCCAGAACACAACGACGAACTCGGTGATATCGCCCAGCATACGACGATTCCAATCGCGACGGGCGAGCGGATGTACTCCCGCTGGGACTTCAAAGAGATCTTCGAGAGCGGCGCGGTAGACGTGATCCAGCCGGATCTCTCGCATGCGGGTGGCATTACGGAGGTCAAAAAGATCGCCGCGATGGCCGAAGCCTACGATGTTGCACTCGCCCCACACTGTCCGCTCGGTCCAATCGCACTCGCCTCATGTGTCCACGTCGATACCATCTCGCCAAACGCACTGATTCAGGAACAAAGCCTGGACATCCACTATAACGAGACCAGCGACGTCCTCGATTACCTCGAGAACAAGGACGTCTTCCAGTACGAGGATGGGTATATCGAGGTGCCGACCGATCCGGGTCTCGGTATCGAAATCGACGAAGACTACGTCACACAGCAAGCAGAGAAGAACGTCAACTGGCACAACCCTGTCTGGCGCAGCGAAGACGGGAGCGTCGCAGAGTGGTAA
- a CDS encoding LolA family protein: MRRRRLLTAGTILGLAGCVSVPQASSPSSDQLLQEALETRRTLSTLETRRRMVMETPTETTERLDRLIQRPPGEQRLDVLESDDPDVVPGAVSVRSRTLTSEYNPETNIVTERHHPNRLVIDRMRQVLESVRTEYDLSYAGLETVDGRETHRIDAHPDDDTIDGRSIDLLIGETVYRIPFDGFSSEELADATVERSVWIDDEHRYPIRERDTVSSEDGILHRVTVTSEDLTIDGGLEQGTFRYDPPAEAEVVTIGTEPEGVYETRSEAAAVVPYDLPDPSMPDPFVLDRVTVVEHPDGYRTTLWYTDPDAAGRELFLAVRETQRFNPSALEQTTLEFDGQPVYRRDGRIESLFWTCDGLSFELSSPTADLELETVATSVGCS; encoded by the coding sequence ATGCGCCGCCGTCGGCTGTTGACTGCAGGCACAATCCTTGGACTCGCTGGCTGTGTGTCGGTCCCCCAGGCCAGTTCGCCCTCGAGCGATCAGTTACTTCAGGAGGCACTCGAGACGCGTCGTACCCTCTCGACGCTCGAGACACGTCGGCGAATGGTCATGGAAACACCGACGGAGACAACCGAACGTCTCGACCGCCTCATCCAGCGCCCGCCGGGCGAACAGCGACTGGACGTCCTCGAGTCGGACGATCCCGACGTGGTACCGGGTGCCGTCTCTGTTCGGAGTCGCACACTCACCTCGGAGTACAACCCGGAGACGAACATCGTGACCGAGCGCCACCACCCAAATCGCCTCGTGATCGACCGAATGCGCCAGGTCCTCGAGTCGGTGCGGACGGAGTACGACCTCTCGTATGCCGGCCTCGAGACAGTCGATGGGCGCGAGACACACCGAATCGACGCCCACCCGGACGACGACACTATCGACGGCCGATCCATCGATCTGCTCATCGGTGAGACAGTGTATCGCATTCCGTTCGATGGGTTCTCGAGTGAGGAACTGGCCGATGCAACCGTCGAACGGTCGGTCTGGATCGACGATGAACATCGGTATCCGATTCGAGAACGCGATACTGTCTCCAGCGAAGACGGTATTCTCCACCGGGTAACGGTCACCTCCGAAGACCTCACAATTGACGGCGGCCTCGAGCAAGGAACCTTCAGGTACGACCCGCCGGCCGAGGCAGAGGTCGTCACGATTGGCACCGAACCCGAGGGTGTCTACGAGACCCGTTCCGAGGCCGCAGCCGTCGTCCCTTACGACCTTCCTGACCCGTCGATGCCCGACCCGTTTGTCCTCGACCGAGTGACCGTCGTTGAACACCCCGACGGCTACCGGACAACGCTCTGGTACACCGACCCGGATGCCGCCGGCCGAGAGCTATTCCTCGCCGTCCGAGAAACACAGCGGTTCAATCCGTCCGCCCTCGAGCAGACGACACTCGAGTTCGACGGCCAGCCAGTCTATCGCCGCGATGGTCGAATCGAGAGCCTCTTCTGGACGTGTGATGGGCTCTCGTTCGAACTCTCGAGTCCGACTGCGGACCTCGAGTTGGAGACGGTTGCAACCTCAGTTGGTTGCTCCTAA